The nucleotide sequence CAAGCGCGTGGGGATTTCCCACGCAGGCCTCCTCTACTACTTCCCCACCAAGGAAGCCCTGCTCGCCGCCGTGCTCGAACGCCGGGACGCCGAGGATTCCGAACGCGAGCAGTTGACCGTGCCGCCCGGGCTGGCGGTCCTGCGCCACTTCGTCGCGCTCGCCGAGCACAACGTCCGCCACCCCGGGATCGTCGACCTCTACTCCCGGCTCGCCGCCGAAGCGGTCGCCGCGGACCACCCGGCGCACGAGTACTTCGTGCACCACTACCGGGCCGCGCGCGACGGCGTGTACGAATCGTTCGAAGCCCTCGCGGCCCGCGGCGAACTGCGGGACGGCGTCGAGCCCGCGATGGCGGCGCTGACGTTCATCGCGCTGATGGACGGCTTGCAGGTGCAGTGGCTGACCGTGCCCGGCGACGTCGACCTGGTCGGCTCGCTGCGCTTCTACCTGCAGAACCTGCTCACCGTCCCGCTCTAGAGGGTCTTCGCGTACGGGTCCCACCCCGCCGGCAGCAGCGGCGGGACGTCGACGGTGCTCGCGACCTCCACGCTCTGCCCGCGCGTCATGGACTCGTCGATCGAAAGCATCGCGTCGAGCACGTGGTAGGCCAGCTCGCCGGACGCGCGTTCCGGCACACCGGCCCGGATCGCCCGCGCCAGTTCCAGCGCGCCCGTGCCGCGTGACGCCGAGTGTCCTTGCGGCGCCAGCTCTTCCGGCTCGTCGCGGTCGAGCAGGTGCAGCCGGGTCGGCTCGTCGAACCGGTTGGGGTCGGGCAGCGCGGCGGTGCCGAGCGTGCCGGTCAGCTCGAGCAGCGCGGCCCGCTTGAGCGCCGAGTCGAAGCTCAGGACCAGCTGCGCCGAGGCGGTTTCGAACTCGACGAGCGCGGTCACCGTCGTCGGCACCGAGACCGGGAACTCCGTACCCGCCCGCGGCCCGGACCCGACGACCCGGGTGTCGCGCCCCCGCCCGCCGGCCCCGGTGACGCGCCGGACCGGGCCCAGCAGGTGCACGAGCGCCGTCAGGTAGTACGGGCCCATGTCGAGCAGCGGGCCGCCGCCGGGCTGGAAGTAGAACTCCGGCGCGGGGTGCCACCGCTCCGGCCCGGGCACCTGGAACAGCGCCAGCGCGGTCAGGGGACGGCCGATCCGGCCTGAGTCGACGGCTTGCCGTGCGGTCTGCAGCGCGGCACCGAGCACGGTGTCGGGAGCGCTCGCCACCCGCAGGTTCTTCTCCCGGGCGCGATCGAGGACCTTGCGGCCGGTCTGGCGGTCGAGCGCGAGGGGCTTCTCCGTCCACACGTGCTTGCCCGCGTCGAGCGCGGCGAGCCCGACCTCGGCGTGCGCGGCCGGGACGGTCAGGTTGACCACCAGCTCGACGTCCGGGTCGGCCAGCAGCTCGGCCACGGTGCCCGAGTGCGGCACGCCGTGCTCGGCCGCGCGGGCCGCCGCGCGCCCGGTGTCGAGGTCGGCGACCCGCACCACGCGGACGTCCGGGAAGGCGGTGAGGTTCTCGAGGTAGGTGCCGCTGATGACGCCGGTGCCGATGATCCCGACGCCGACCGGCCCGCCGGTCACCGGCCCGCGCCGGTCAGGAAGGCGAGGCTGGCGGCGATGGCCTCGAAGAGGTCGCCGTCGAACGCGTCGAATTCGACCACGCGCAGGGCGTCCGGCGCGGCGGCCAGCACCTCGGCGACCGGCACCCGGCCCTGCCCGGCCGGGACCTGGCCGGTGGCGTCGGTGGCGAGCCCGCCGTCCTTGACGTGGATGGCCCGCACCCGGTCACCGAGCCGCCGCAGCAGGGCGGGCGCGTCCTCGCCGCCCGCGGTGGCCCAGTACGTGTCGACCTCCAGGGCGACCGCCGGATCGAGCTGTTCGGCGAAGACTTCCAGGGCGCTGCGGCCGCCGATCCGGGACTCCAGTTCCCACCAGTGGTTGTGGTAGCCGACACCGACGCCGTGCTCGGCCGCGAGCTTCGCGGCGGCGTTCAGCGCGTCCGCCGTGGCCGCGATGTCGGCGGGCTCCTGCCACCGCTCGGGCGGTACGAACGGGTCGATCACCAGGCCGATGCCCAGCTCCGCCGCGGCGGCGAAGACGGCAGGCTGGTCGGCGCCGAGCAGCTGCGCGTGCGCGGTCGGCGCGGTCAGGCCGTTGGCGGGCAGCCCGGCCCGCAGTGCCTCGGCGTTTTCGAGGACGCCGTACGGCTCGACCTGCGTGAAGCCGATCGCGGCGAGCCGCCGCAGGGTGTCGGCGGGATCGGCCGCGAAGGCATCGCGGACCGAATACAGCTGCACGGAAGGCACGCTCATCACCGGCTCCTCCACTTCCCCGTGGCGCCGTCCGCCGCGGCTTCTCAATTTCTACCACCTGGTCAAAATTGTGACCAGGGGATTTCCGGGACGTTCCACCGGACGGCGGCGGCACCCGCGTGCGACGGCTCACGCCGGAGGGGGTTTTGCCAACCGCCCGATGGGGCAGTAACGCCAAGAGCAGGGAGCCAGGGCCGATCCGGGAGGTGCCGGTAGTGGACAGGGCAGGGAACGAAAGGGACACGGGGGCCGCCGCCGGGCGCCCGGCGTCCCGTCGCGACCTGACGGACCTGTCCGAGGCCGCGCGCGACCTCGACCGGCGGATCGAGCAGCACCTCGAGCGGCTGCGCCGGGAACGCGCCCAGCGCGCCGCCGACATCCCCGGCCAGCGGCTGCGCCCCAGCGGCTAGCCAAGCCACCTCGGCTTCACCGCCAGGACGCGACCTATTACTCTGGGTGGCCTACGCCGCCGCCGAAAGTCCTGCGAGGTCGCCATGTCCGACACGCCGTCCGTGCTGTCCCCGAGCCAGAAGCCGGTGGGCGTCGACCCCGCCCGGCCGAGCATCGCGCGGATCTACGACGGGTTCCTCGGCGGGCACAACTTCTACGAAGTCGACCGCGTGGTGATGGAGAAGATCCGCACGGCGGTCCCGGAAGCGGTGGACATCGCCCGCGGCAACCGCGGGTTCCACAACCGGGCGCTGCGGATGCTGGCCAACCAGACCGGAATCCGCCAGTACCTCGACTGCGGCTCCGGGCTGCCGACGGCCGAGAACACCCACCAGATCGTGCAGCGCATCGACAAGGACAACACGGTCGTCTACATCGACAACGACCCGGTGGTCCTGGCCCACGGCCGCGCGCTGCTCGTCGAAAACGACTTCACGCACATGGTCGAGGCGGACATCTTCAAGCCGCAGGAAGTCCTGGGTCACCAGGAAGTCCTGGCGCACGTCGACTTCTCCGAGCCGGTCGCGCTGCTGCAGGTGGGCACGATGCACCACTTCGAGGGCGATAGCGTCTTCGACATCATGCGCGAGTACATCGACGCGTTGCCGTCGGGCTCGTACGTGGTGCTGTCGCACTTCTTCGACCCCGAGGTGCCGGAGCTGACCGAGATCGCCAAGCGGATCGAGCAGATCCTCGTCTCCGGCCCGCTCGGCGCCGGCCGCTTCCGCACCCGCGCGGAGATCGAAGCGATGATGGCCGGTCTCGAGATCGTCCAGCCGAACGCGACGTCGGGACCGGGCATGGCGGTCTGCGACGAGTGGTGGCCGGACGGTCCCCGGCTCACGCCGCTCAGCGACTCGGCGAAGTGTGTCGCCGGGATCGTCGGCTACAAGCCGTAGCGCCTCAGCTTTCCGGTTCCTCCGCGGTCTCTTCGGCCGGGACCGCCCCGTCGCGCAGCCACTTCAGCTTGACCTCGAACTGGCCCTGCAGCCCGGTGCGCGCGATCACGGCCCCGGCCTGGGCGTCGAGCTTGACGCCGAACTTGAGCTCCACCTCATCCGGGCCCAGGTCGCGGAACTGCGCCAGCGCGGCGGACGCGGCCGCGCGGACCTCGCTCAGCGCGTGCTCGAAGGTCGTGGTCGCCTTGCGGAGCACCCCCGAAGGCACCGAAGCCTGCTCCAGGCCCGGTTCCCCCTCGACCTCGACGACCACCGAACCGCCGTCGGCCAGCGGGAAACGCACGAACTCCTGCACCGGATCTCCTTCTTTCGCACGGTTTCAGCACGGCAGGTCGAGCCATTGCTCCCGGCCGATGCCGCGGCGCACCTGCTCCAGCTCCCCGAGCAGGGTGTCCAGCCGGTCCGGGTGGGCCAGGTACTCCAGCACCGCCTGGTAGAACGCGCTGGTCATCGCCGAGGGCATCAGGTCCGACGCGTCGAAGCACAGGTCGGTGCCCTTGGCCAGGGTCGTCGCGATCCGCCGGGTCACGTCGCTGCGGTAGACGTCCGGGCCGGCAAGTCGCTGGTGCACCGAGAACGTCGTCCCCCCGGACGGCCAGATCCGCTGCCCCTGCTCCCCGGCCAGGTAGACCATGAGCCGGCGCGCGGCCGGGGTGTCGTGGAACATCCCGGCGAGGTCGGCCGACACCTCCGACCGCGCGGTTTTCCCGGTGCCCGGGAACGGGAAGAACCGGAAGTCCCGGTCGGGCACGGGCGGCCCGGCCGGCCGCGGGACCGCCCGGTAGCCGCCGATCGCGAACGAGCCGAGGTGCTCCAGCAGGCAGCCGGGTGGATTGGTGAACAGGCCCCGGCCGGCGTCGGCGAACGAGGTGAGCAGGGCCGCCGTGCTGCCACCGCGGACCGCGCCCGGCGCCAGGACCAGCGTGCCCCAGCTCTGCCACGCGTCGCGCACGACCTCGTCGGTCCAGGCCAGCTCGCCTGCCGCCCACTTGCGGTATCGGTCCGGGGCCTGGTGCAGCAGGATGTCCTCGAGCCAGTCGGTGCCCGGGAACCCGGAGTTCGGCGGCGCGCCCATGCCGAGGCACCACGGCTGCTGCCCGGCGGCGGAAAGCCGTCGGGAGGTCGCCAGAAGCGCGTCCCAGGTGGCCGGCGGGTCTTCCCGGAACCGGTCCGGGTCGTACCAGACGATGCTCTTCAGATCCGCCTTCACCACGACCGTGTACGTCGTGTTCCCGCCGAGCTGCTGCAGTTTCCGCCACGTCGGGCTGTACGCGGCGGTCGCGTCCGCGTCGAGAACGCCGTCAAGGGACTTCAGCTGCCCGGAACGCGCGTAACCCGCCAGCTCGGCCGGGTTGGACAGCACCGCCACGTCGGGCGGGGTGCCCTGCTGCAGGTCCCCGCGCAGCACCTGGTTCTGCGCGCGGGTGCCCTGGTAGCGCGTGGGAATCCCGGTCTCCCGGGTGAACCCGTCGAGGACCCGCAGGAACGCCGTCTGCTCGTCGCCGGTCCACGACCCCAGCACGGTCACCGGCTCCGCACCGGTCGCGGCGGAACACCCGGAGATCAGGAGCACGAGGGCCAGCGCCGAACCGGCGCAGCGCTTCATCACGGCTCTCTCCTCGCACGGAACCGGTATTCGTCGAGACGGGGTTGCAGGCCACCGGCCGCGAGGACGCCGATCCCCGCGGCCAGCACCGGAATCCCGAACCCGAGGACACCGTTCCAGCCCGGTTCGGTGAGCCCCGGGCCCAGCAACGCCGATTCGTCGACGGCGCCCGGCGGCGCGTCCGGGACGGCGGGCGGGACGGGTGTCCCGGCGGCGAACGCGGTCACCGTCTCGCCGCACGCGGCCACTCCCTGGATCCCGCACTGGGCGGTCAGCACCTGCGCGAGGGTCCACCGGGCCCGGGCGGCGGCGGCCGCGGTGGCCGCGGACCGCGCGTCGACGGCATGCTCCAGCGCGGCACCGCCGTCCCGGGCGTCGGATTGGATGCCGAGCAGCAGCGCCGTTCCCGCGCCCAGCAGCACGCACGCCACCGTGGCGGCCAGCAGCGCGGTGTTCACCGTGCGCCGGAACCGCCGGGCGAGGAACCGCTGGGCCCAGACGAGCGTGGCGAGCAGCAGGACCAGCGGAACCGCCCACAGCGCGGTGATCGCGGGCCCCAGCCAGTTCGCCCCGAGCTGCTCGTCGAGGGCGGCGCGCTGAGCGGCTTCGAGCGCGTCGAGCCGGGCGAGGATCCCGTTGTCCGGCGCGGTCAGCAGGTCCGACGCGGACTGCAGGTTGCTCGCGGCGAGCGGGCCGTCCGGGTCCTGCCGGAAGTGGGCGGCGGCGTGCCCGATGAAGCCGTTGTACGACGGCAGCAGCCCTTCGATCAACAGCAGCGTCTGGCTGCCTGCCTCGCCCGCCGCGTTGTGCTCGGCGACCTGGGCGAGCTGCTGGCTCGTCCGGGCGATTTCGTCCTCGTACTGCTCGCTGGGCCCGGTCAGGCGCGCTTGCCGGGCCTCGAACGCGGTCACCGCCGCCCGGTGCGCGGCCACGATCGCCTCCTTGGCCAGCGACACTTCGAGCACCGCGGGTGCGGTTCGCTCCCGCACCTCGGCGATGCTGGCCCGCACGCCGAGGAAGGTCGCCAGCGCCGTCCCCAGCACCAGCACGCTGCCGGCCACGAGCCCGAACCGCAGCCACCACAGGGTCTGCCGGGTGGTGCTGGTCGCGGTCACGAAGACGCTCCCGCCTCGAACGGCGGCTCGCCGCAGTGCCCGCACCACTCCGCCGTCGGCCGCACCTTTTGTCCACAGTGGACGCACTCGCGCGGTGCGCCCGCGGCTTCGGGCGGGACGGCGACGGCGGGTTCCGCCGGAGCGGTGTAGGTGGAGATGGTCGAACCGAGCACCAGGGAGAAGCCGTCGCGCGGGCGGACACCGTCCTTGATCGCGACCGTGCCGTCCTCGTGCAGGTCGATCAGCCGGCCCAGGCGCTTGAGGATCTCCGCGTTGCCCAGCTCGGTCGCCAGCCGGACCGCGGTGCCCCATTCCCGCGCCGCCGCCTCCCGGTCGTCGCGCTCGAAGGCGTCCCAGCCCGCCCGGACCGCGCGGCCCAGCTCGGCCTGCCCGGTGACGCGGGCGACGTTGTCGTCCGGCACGCTGGAGAGCGCCAGGTCGTCGGTCAGGTAGCCGACGACGGCCAGCTGTTCGCCGACGGGCTCGTCGGCACCGGCGAAGAGCGTGACGGTGCCCAGCAACCGGTCCTCGTACCGCGTCAGCTCTCCCGCTTCGACGTCGAGACACAGGTGGTACTCGCGCAGCTCGTCGCCCCACGCGCCGGTGGGCAGCTCGAGCACACGGCCCCCTGTTGACCGGCACTGCTGGGTGAGTTCGACCTCGGTCGGGAAGACCTGCTTGACGAACCGCAGCCGGCTGTAGGGCAGCGTGGTCAGCCGCAGCCGCAGGTCCGGCACGGTCCGGCCCATCGCCCGCTCGACCAGGCGCCGGAAGTCCCCGGCGAGCTCCGCGTCCTCCAGGACCGCGTCCGCGCTGCCGCGCAGGGCGGCGGCGATCCGCTGCAGGTCCCGCGGCTCCCAGTCGTCGCCGATTCCCCGGGCGTCGCAGGCGAACTCGCCTCGGCAGCGCTCGAGCGCGGCGTCCAGCGCGCCCCGGTGGTCGGATTCGTTCTTGCCGTCGGTGAGCAGCACGGCGTGCCGGATGACGGCCGGGGTCTTCCCGAACAGGTCCCGGGCCAGGTCCAGCCACGTGCTCATCGCCGTGCCGCCCCCGGCGATCAGCCCCGAGGCCGCGGCCTTCGCCTCGCGGCGGGTCCGCTCGCCGGCCACCGCCAGCGGCGGCTCGGCCGGGTACACCAGCCGGGCCCGGCTGGTGCATTCGACCACCCCGAACAGCACGCCGTCCCGCAGTG is from Amycolatopsis mediterranei and encodes:
- a CDS encoding TetR/AcrR family transcriptional regulator, encoding MTGGYLKGRIRREDIITAAAAAYGELGYHGSSLREIAKRVGISHAGLLYYFPTKEALLAAVLERRDAEDSEREQLTVPPGLAVLRHFVALAEHNVRHPGIVDLYSRLAAEAVAADHPAHEYFVHHYRAARDGVYESFEALAARGELRDGVEPAMAALTFIALMDGLQVQWLTVPGDVDLVGSLRFYLQNLLTVPL
- a CDS encoding Gfo/Idh/MocA family protein gives rise to the protein MTGGPVGVGIIGTGVISGTYLENLTAFPDVRVVRVADLDTGRAAARAAEHGVPHSGTVAELLADPDVELVVNLTVPAAHAEVGLAALDAGKHVWTEKPLALDRQTGRKVLDRAREKNLRVASAPDTVLGAALQTARQAVDSGRIGRPLTALALFQVPGPERWHPAPEFYFQPGGGPLLDMGPYYLTALVHLLGPVRRVTGAGGRGRDTRVVGSGPRAGTEFPVSVPTTVTALVEFETASAQLVLSFDSALKRAALLELTGTLGTAALPDPNRFDEPTRLHLLDRDEPEELAPQGHSASRGTGALELARAIRAGVPERASGELAYHVLDAMLSIDESMTRGQSVEVASTVDVPPLLPAGWDPYAKTL
- a CDS encoding sugar phosphate isomerase/epimerase family protein; this translates as MSVPSVQLYSVRDAFAADPADTLRRLAAIGFTQVEPYGVLENAEALRAGLPANGLTAPTAHAQLLGADQPAVFAAAAELGIGLVIDPFVPPERWQEPADIAATADALNAAAKLAAEHGVGVGYHNHWWELESRIGGRSALEVFAEQLDPAVALEVDTYWATAGGEDAPALLRRLGDRVRAIHVKDGGLATDATGQVPAGQGRVPVAEVLAAAPDALRVVEFDAFDGDLFEAIAASLAFLTGAGR
- a CDS encoding SAM-dependent methyltransferase, coding for MSDTPSVLSPSQKPVGVDPARPSIARIYDGFLGGHNFYEVDRVVMEKIRTAVPEAVDIARGNRGFHNRALRMLANQTGIRQYLDCGSGLPTAENTHQIVQRIDKDNTVVYIDNDPVVLAHGRALLVENDFTHMVEADIFKPQEVLGHQEVLAHVDFSEPVALLQVGTMHHFEGDSVFDIMREYIDALPSGSYVVLSHFFDPEVPELTEIAKRIEQILVSGPLGAGRFRTRAEIEAMMAGLEIVQPNATSGPGMAVCDEWWPDGPRLTPLSDSAKCVAGIVGYKP
- a CDS encoding CU044_2847 family protein; this translates as MQEFVRFPLADGGSVVVEVEGEPGLEQASVPSGVLRKATTTFEHALSEVRAAASAALAQFRDLGPDEVELKFGVKLDAQAGAVIARTGLQGQFEVKLKWLRDGAVPAEETAEEPES
- a CDS encoding ABC transporter substrate-binding protein; translated protein: MKRCAGSALALVLLISGCSAATGAEPVTVLGSWTGDEQTAFLRVLDGFTRETGIPTRYQGTRAQNQVLRGDLQQGTPPDVAVLSNPAELAGYARSGQLKSLDGVLDADATAAYSPTWRKLQQLGGNTTYTVVVKADLKSIVWYDPDRFREDPPATWDALLATSRRLSAAGQQPWCLGMGAPPNSGFPGTDWLEDILLHQAPDRYRKWAAGELAWTDEVVRDAWQSWGTLVLAPGAVRGGSTAALLTSFADAGRGLFTNPPGCLLEHLGSFAIGGYRAVPRPAGPPVPDRDFRFFPFPGTGKTARSEVSADLAGMFHDTPAARRLMVYLAGEQGQRIWPSGGTTFSVHQRLAGPDVYRSDVTRRIATTLAKGTDLCFDASDLMPSAMTSAFYQAVLEYLAHPDRLDTLLGELEQVRRGIGREQWLDLPC
- a CDS encoding membrane protein codes for the protein MTATSTTRQTLWWLRFGLVAGSVLVLGTALATFLGVRASIAEVRERTAPAVLEVSLAKEAIVAAHRAAVTAFEARQARLTGPSEQYEDEIARTSQQLAQVAEHNAAGEAGSQTLLLIEGLLPSYNGFIGHAAAHFRQDPDGPLAASNLQSASDLLTAPDNGILARLDALEAAQRAALDEQLGANWLGPAITALWAVPLVLLLATLVWAQRFLARRFRRTVNTALLAATVACVLLGAGTALLLGIQSDARDGGAALEHAVDARSAATAAAAARARWTLAQVLTAQCGIQGVAACGETVTAFAAGTPVPPAVPDAPPGAVDESALLGPGLTEPGWNGVLGFGIPVLAAGIGVLAAGGLQPRLDEYRFRARREP
- a CDS encoding VWA domain-containing protein, which gives rise to MPDRDRPSFTLQLNQNKYLAPSDDRMDVVLTVRVGDAGVPAAGLPPTAELLLVDCSSSMDWPPTKIEAARHACRAAIGSLRDGVLFGVVECTSRARLVYPAEPPLAVAGERTRREAKAAASGLIAGGGTAMSTWLDLARDLFGKTPAVIRHAVLLTDGKNESDHRGALDAALERCRGEFACDARGIGDDWEPRDLQRIAAALRGSADAVLEDAELAGDFRRLVERAMGRTVPDLRLRLTTLPYSRLRFVKQVFPTEVELTQQCRSTGGRVLELPTGAWGDELREYHLCLDVEAGELTRYEDRLLGTVTLFAGADEPVGEQLAVVGYLTDDLALSSVPDDNVARVTGQAELGRAVRAGWDAFERDDREAAAREWGTAVRLATELGNAEILKRLGRLIDLHEDGTVAIKDGVRPRDGFSLVLGSTISTYTAPAEPAVAVPPEAAGAPRECVHCGQKVRPTAEWCGHCGEPPFEAGASS